The genomic interval GACGATTGTTTTATATGGCGTTTTGCCGCTGCCCTGGCAATCTCCCCAGAGAGCTTTCGTATTAACACTTTTTACCACCCATTTGGCATTACTAGCTAATTGCAGTCCTGCTTTCGCTGAGGCATCATCAGGAGCCAGTTCAAGCACCCGGGCTTTTGTATACGGCATGCGTTATTTGAATGATGAAGTGATATAGAAAATTATTTTTGATATTCCTGTCGATCAGAAATCAAATATAGAAGAATTGGGTGAAAAATCGGATTGGTTACTGCGTTGGTTATAAAGGCCAGGCAAAAAACCGATTTGAAGCAAGGCAATCCGGTGCATGGCCTTGTAAAAGAGGAATTATAATAATAAATCACTTACTTTCAATTCTATTAAACTTTTTTGAAAAATATGAACCTGATTTTTCCAATTACTTACATGATCTGGCTACTTTCAGAAGTGATTTTGAACAGGATGCTACGCTCGAAAAGTACAGATAAACAGAATGCTGATAAAAACACGTTGACCATTATCTGGATAACAGTTGTAGCAGCAATTACACTTGCCGTTTTTATTTCAATGAATATTTTTGTGCCAATCCTGACTAATCCAGTCATTCAGTATATCGGGCTTGGAATTATGTATCTGGGCATTATTTTACGGATTGCCACAGTAATCTCATTAGGCAGGATGTTCACGGTCGATGTTACAATCCGGGAAGATCATAAGCTTAAACAGGATGGTATCTATCGGTTCCTGAGACATCCTTCCTACTTTGCTTCACTTCTCACTTTTGTAGGTTTTGGGATTTCGCTTAATAACTGGATCAGTCTGATCCTTGTAACAATTTCCGTCATCATCGTTTTTCAGATGCGCATCAGGATTGAAGAAATAGCTTTGATTGAGCAGTTTGGAAATGAATATCTGGACTATAAGAGGACGGTAAAGGGGTTGATCCCTTTTGTTTGGTGAAATGATTTTGGTAGTAATTGCTTACTAATATCAATTTTCATGGGGTATTTTATGACTCTGGTATTTGAACACAATCCGGTTTTTACCGGCATATCAAAATTAACAGTAACTAAATTATCCTATTTCGAACTGAATCAATCTCCCCACCAATCTTGCCAAAGCAATACTAATAAGTATAAAAGTATTACTTTTGAAGTTACTAAATTTAGCAAGGCCATTTTTGACCAATTACCTTCATCAATGAAAACATTTTTTACCTGTTTGTTTGTTATTTGCCCTTTGATTATTATTGCTCAGAACAGTTACCCTGACAGCCTTTCCGTTCCGGAAAAGAAACCTTCCGTAAACTACTTTGGTATTCGGTTCGGTGGTTTGGCGAGTTCTTTCAGCCATAACCCGGATCTTTTGGTTCCTGCTCCCGGGAAAAACTCCCTGCCGGCATGGCATGCCGGACTTGCGATGGATCTTTTTACTAAAAAATATTACAACGCCCGGATCGAATTGTCATATTTAAGCAAGGGAGCAAGGGAAACGTTTACTAATGACCGTATTGCTATCCAAAGTACTAACCGTTTGCAGTACATTGAGATCAGTGCATTACCACTTATTATAAAACCCGGGTTTAAGAAAATCAACCCTTACCTTGCACTGGGCGGTTATTATGCACGCCGTGTCGGAATTAAATCCAGGTCTAAAACAGGAGCAGGATCATGGGAAAAAGATCAGGTTACTGCGGATAATCTCAATGTGACAAACGATTACGGCTATTCCGTTTCTGCGGGTATTTATGTCTGGAAACGGCCTGTCTTTGAGCTTCGGTATGAAGCCGGCCTGCGTTCTGTTTCTTCCACATCCAATATCAAAAACCGTTCAGTAATCCTTTCCATTTCTATTTAATCCGCCATGAAATTTCACGCACGGTTTTCCGCTCAGCTTTTGAGTATATTGTTATCTGTATGTTTTCTCTCCGGTTGTAAATCAGAGCTGGTTCTTGAAACAGATGACTTCTACCGCTTTGATAAAGTGAATAAATTAAGTATCAAAAAACCAGTACAGATCGACTATTTTCTGGGTATTGACAAGGGTGAAATTCCTTTAAATACAACGGTTTATGATAAAAAAGGCACTGTAATTGCTGCACCGCAGGAAGCAATAAGTTATTACGCTAATGATATCAAACTACCGGGCGAAACTTTTTTGCCCGATACAGAAGGAACCTTTATGATTGTAGGCAAGCTGGCCGGGCAGGTAAGTGATTCCATCATGGTCAGGGTTTGGGATACAGCTTCACTTACACTCTCATTGAGTATTACGAACCTGTCAAATGCGTTTTATGCAACGGGCAGGGATACGTTGAAATTTAAAGTAGATGTACAAAAAGCGGGCCGGATTATTGATATTGATTTTCCGTACCATGTTTATCTCTCTAATAAAGAACAAACCATTGAAACGTTTTCAACGACCATTCCGGGCGTATATAGGTTTCAGGCCAAAGGATTGGGTTTGGTTAGTAATGAACTAACGGTCACCGCGCTTTCTACGGCAAATTACCCGGTTATCCGTTTGCCTGTTATATTCCACGAGGTAAATATGACATTTCTCACAGCTGACAAAATCCGGAAATTGACGGATGATATGACCAGGGCGTTCCGTAATCAGCTCAATACTAACCGGGCACAAAAAGATGTAAACGCTTCTGATTTGTTCGTGGAATTTTATCCGGCAGAAACGGGCCTGGACGGAAACAGGCTAAGCTCGGCAGGATTAGACCGTATTGTCAATCAAAAAAACACCTTCACTGTTGATGATACTTATTCTGATGCGTTTAACTCCTTTTGGGATCCGGCAAATTATCTGAACGTATGGGTTTACCCTAATATTACCGGAGATTATGCAAGCTCTTCCTGGGCATTTTTTCCCAGCGTTACCGTACCTATGGAAGGTTTTGGTGTAGTTCCGGCAGGGACGACGCCCTTCTTTCCATATGGAATTTTCTTAAATGGAAATCATGTCGACCTTAATTTTGATGGTGGCCGGACAGAGGAGATTTTAGCTCATGAGGCAGGCCACTTGTTGGGATTAGATCATGTTTTCGACGGAAGCAACAGTGAATTTAATGTATGCCCTTCATTTGATCCGGATTATTGCTCAGACACTCCTTATTATAACCGCTATGCTTATAATCATAATGACTTTAATTACGATCAAAGGTATAACAGGACTTCCTGCGATGGTATTGGTTATGTATCAACCAATTTCATGGATTATTATTACAGCCATAACAATTCTTTTACCGCCGATCAAATGAAAAGGGTAAGGCATACCATTAATTACGGTCTCTGGCTTCCGACTCCCTATAATGGTACACGGGCAGGCAGGAAAAATGCTAAGCTTTCAATTGTTGAACGGCCTGCAAATTTGAAATTCATCAAGCCGGTTATCTGCTCAATCCGCTAAAATATATTTCAGGCCACATCAATGTTAATTTGTGTGGCCTGAATTCCGATTTTTTTCGTTTGGTAATTTCAAGCTAACCCCGATTTGCAATCGGTGTTCAATGGCTTCGCGATTGCAACGCGATTCAAATAATTGCTGGTCAAAGTAATGGCATATAACGTTTTGGATAAAAATCCCGGGTTGTGATAACCGATTTTTCCATGTGGTAATTTCCACGATTGTCATTAATTAACCGAAAGTTAAAATTAATCACTTTGCCTTATCCAAAGCCATTTTAAGTGCGAGGCCGGTTAAGATACCGGCCATAAACCATTTCTGAATTTTGATCCAAAGAGGCTTCGTTGCAAACCAAACGGCCATTTTTGAAGCAGTAAGAACAATGATCAGGTTGATTGTAAAACTTATAAGCAGCTGCGTAAATCCAAGCTTTAAACTTTGGGACATCACAGAGCCATTTTCAATTTTAATAAATTGAGGAAAAAAGGAAAGATAGAAAACCGCCACTTTCGGGTTCAGAACATTTGTGAAAAATCCCATACTGAAAAGTCTGGCTGGTTTATCTGTTTCCATATCTGACTGCATTTCAAAAACACCTTTACTTGCCTGGCTTTACGGATTGATAAGCAAGATATAGCAGGTAAACCACCCCGGTAGTTTTGAGTATGGTGTAGGCAAGAGGAACTGCGAATAAAACGGCTGTAAGCCCGAAAGATACCATGATGATATGAAATAAAAATCCACATACGATGCCGCTTAATGAAATGAATCCAGCCAATCGTCCCTTGCGTAATGGATCGGGAAATGAGGTATACCATATTTGGCCCCGGACTTATTACCAATCCCAGACAAGCAAGAGCAAATAGAAGAAGGTCATATGTTTGTATCATATTCAGAGGTGTTTCCTGATTTTTTTTGTTTTATAAAATTAGTGTGAAACCGGATTGTAGTAATGATCCAATTTTTAGAATTTATATGGTCCAATATTATATTTGAATATTATTTTTCTGATTCAGGATTCACGCTAGTTCCTATTTGCAACTCTGCTAACACCGATTTGCAATCGGTGTTTATCTGGCTTCGCGTTTGCAACGCGTTTATGAATATTCTTTAATACGCGAACCAAAGAATTTTCACAAACGCGTTACAAACGCGACACCAAGCTCACCCCGATTGCAAATCGGGGTGAGCTTGGCTCTGAAAAATTACAACCGAGCTGATACTGTGTGAAAACCGGGGTAATTTGAAAAGGCAAATCTATGTTGCTTTCAGAATTAATTATCCTGGAAAAACTGTTTTCTCCTGATATTTTTAGTAGTAACTAGTCTGTTTGGGAAGATATATCTGGATTTTAGATATATTTTTTTATCGGGAATAGGAATTATTCCCACATGGGTGCCATCTATTATTGGCTCATGAACCCAGTAGACATATAAAGTATCATCAGAGAAATATCCTAAATTCCAATTTTCAAATCCTGAATTGTATATTCCTTTAATAGCCTCTGAATTACTGGAAGAAAGATCAGTTTCGCTTTTGGGCCAGTAGCCGTACTTTTGTCGGTAATTAAATAATGCATGGGTAAATTCAAACGTAGGAGCTATTTTTCTAATTTTTTTACGCTTGTTAATAGATGGAAAAGTTATTCCAAGTTGATTAATGCAGGATATTTCAGATAAACTGAAATAAGAAATTACCGTTATTACGAATAGTCTTTTAAAGCTCATGCAGCTTAGCCTTTACTGGTTTATTGATAAAAGTGTTTTTTACAAAAAGTGTATCCGTTCCGGATGATCTGATTTAAGCTTCACCAAATTATAATGACAAAGTTCAACAAAATTTAAAAAAGTAAGGAATATTTTAAAAACTCTCCTTTTTTGATAACGATACAAGATGCAATTCTGTCATTCTTTAAAGGAATGTATGACACTACTATAATCCATTAAGCAAATCCAAAATTTAAAGATTGTATTTCAAACTTTTTCAGGAAAAAAATATTAATAAGAATCCAGGATTGTAAACTATGAATAAGATTTTGTAACTTACTTACTGTCAATTAAATAATATCAATTACGTAATATTTTCAATAATAAAGGGTAATTCGACATTCGTGTAGAAAAACAGTCGATTGGCTGGATCGTGGTTTTGCAAAAAATACCAAACAATGTTATAAAAACTCAAAACGAAGCATTATGTTTCAGCAATTCTACGAGCCGCACCCGGCCTTAAAAGGTTTTGTAAACAACATCATGATCCATCAGGTGACGTTTGATGTTGCGGCCGGGCAACCGCAATTTCCGGTACCACCGCTTCCCGAGCACTGCTTGTTCTTTTACGTCAGAGATGCTTCCGAATCGGAAGATACGGCTGCCAATAATAAGGAAACGCTTTCGTCTGCTCTCATAGTTGGCCCACATGTCAACCGCCATATTATTATTCCGGGACGTGATCATTTGATGATCAAGGTAGGATTTCAGCCTGGGGGATTATATCGCTTTTTAGGTATACCCATGACGGAGTTATTGTGCCAGGATTCGTTTGATGCGGTGGACCTGTTAGGAAAGGAAATGAATGAGGTAACCGACCAACTGCGTGAGGCCAGTTCGTTTTCCAGCATGAAACTGATTGTTGAACGATTTTTGCTCAGGCATGTTAATCGCTTAAAACCGGTTTTACCCATTGATCAGGTGCTTTCGCTGCTGATCAAAGAGCGAGGATTACTGAAAATAGATCAGGTGGCATCCCATGCCTGCCTGAGTGTTCGCCAATTTGAAAGGGTATTTGGACAAAGGATCGGTCTGCCGCCCAAACAATACTCCCGATTAGTACGATTTGCCCAGGCCTGGATTCTGAAAGAACAGCAGCCGGACAACAGCTGGCTAAAGATTACCTACGAATGTGGGTACTTTGACCAGATGCACCTCATCCGCGACTTTCAGGAGTTTGCCGGTGTCAGCCCTTCGGTTATTGAATCAGCGCTTATGACATCCGAGGTGAAATTTTTTAACCGGCTTTTCAACTAAAGATCCGTCAAAATATTACGAAAAATTATTCCGCTTATTTATTAACAGATCCAAAGATGTCGTGTTTGTACTAGGCTTTTGCCTTCCCGGTGAAATAATTTTACTCAAAAAAACCCGATGAAAAAAGTACTGACGACAACTATCTTCTTATTAATGAGTGGGCATCTGTTTGCTCAAACTCGTAGCGCAGACGAAGCCTCCATCAATAAACAGATTGATGCGATGATTTACAGCTGGAACAATCATAATTATGATGACTTGAAACATTATACGACTGAAAATACCGACTGGGTGAATGGAGTTGGTGCGTGGTGGCGAGGACGGGAGGAGTCTCAATATGGCCATCAGATCTATCACAACACGATTTTTAAAGAATCGGTGTTAAAGAAAACTTCCGTTGCCATCCGCTTTTTGACCGATGATGTAGCCCTGGTGCACCTTTATTGGCATTTTAGTGCTTTTACAAATCCTGCAGGAATAACATCGGGTCCTGATGATTGTATAGCTTCCATCGTGTATGTAAAACAAAACGGGAAATGGTTAATGACTGCCGGACAAAATGTTGCTATTGTAAAAGAAGCCTTACAGTTTGATCCGGTTAAACAAATGCCTAAGCACTAATCCGCTAACACCGATTGTGCTTCGGCTGTTTCGGCTAACACCGATTTGCAATCGGTGTTTAAATGGCTTCGCGTTTGTAACGCGCTTCAATTCCTCTTAGTCAGTTTATTCAGCTCATTCTCATCTGGTGTATTTGTTACAACCCCGTTTTTTGGAACATCGATCCGGGCTGTCCACACAATGGCATTGAGCACCAGCATCCGGAAGCTGTCGTTTTTCCAGTTAGCGTGCACGTGGCCGCCTGTAAATCCGAAACCTCTTCCGCCACCCGGCCGTTCGTATGCCCATGCAATGGTCTGTGGTTCCTTGTTTTTCAGAATGGCTTCGCGCACATGAGGATTGTTGGTATGTGTTCCATCAGGCCGGGTCAGGGTGGAATCCGGTGGAAGCGCTTTCAGGATCGGAGTGATATTTTTCATGTTATCCACAAATCGCAGATGATAATACCATTCGTCTCTAATGGCAAAAGGTTTGACGCCGTTGGTTATCGGATGTTTGGGGAGTTTTGTTATTTCAGGTGTCCAGAATGGGTTTACTGACCAATCCGTTTCAAAATATCCACCGATCAGGTCACGAAACTGATAAGTGAGATTTCCTTTTGGCATTTCCAGTGTAAAATGCAGCATAACCAGTCCTGTTCCTCCGTGCATCAGGGAATCCAGTTCCTGTAGATGAGGAGTAACAATATGCCCGTCAGAACCATCACAAAACAAAACGATGGTGCTGGCGTTTTTAAGCGCATCCCTTTCTTTTGGCCAGCCGTTGTGAAACACTACGGTGTCTGTTTCCGGCATGCCTTCCTTTATTTTTTGTGCCAGAAAAGTCACTCCGCCATTGTATTCGTGCTCACCTTTTCCATGACTGTCGGGGCCGGCAATAAATACAATTTTTTTTCTTCCTTTCCCGGTTTTCAAATCCTGCTGAGCCTGGGCGAAAGAGAGGCTCAAAGTGGTAAGTAACAGAAAAAGAATACAAAACAGATTTTTTATGGCCATTACAATTTGGATTTGATTTCAGATCGTGCATCCGGTATGTTCCGGGCGATAAAAAAACCAGGCCAAAAACACGAAAATGATCTTGCAGAACCCATCGTGTGCCATATCTTTGATCAAAAAAAATCGATTAAAATATGAAAACCAGAATCACTTTTTTCCTGCTGATGATTTGTGCTGCTTCATGGGCACAACTTCCGGCTGCCGACGATATCAAAACTTCAAAAGGCCCGTTAAAAGTCCAGC from Dyadobacter sp. NIV53 carries:
- a CDS encoding SgcJ/EcaC family oxidoreductase, coding for MSGHLFAQTRSADEASINKQIDAMIYSWNNHNYDDLKHYTTENTDWVNGVGAWWRGREESQYGHQIYHNTIFKESVLKKTSVAIRFLTDDVALVHLYWHFSAFTNPAGITSGPDDCIASIVYVKQNGKWLMTAGQNVAIVKEALQFDPVKQMPKH
- a CDS encoding LysE family translocator — translated: METDKPARLFSMGFFTNVLNPKVAVFYLSFFPQFIKIENGSVMSQSLKLGFTQLLISFTINLIIVLTASKMAVWFATKPLWIKIQKWFMAGILTGLALKMALDKAK
- a CDS encoding isoprenylcysteine carboxylmethyltransferase family protein yields the protein MNLIFPITYMIWLLSEVILNRMLRSKSTDKQNADKNTLTIIWITVVAAITLAVFISMNIFVPILTNPVIQYIGLGIMYLGIILRIATVISLGRMFTVDVTIREDHKLKQDGIYRFLRHPSYFASLLTFVGFGISLNNWISLILVTISVIIVFQMRIRIEEIALIEQFGNEYLDYKRTVKGLIPFVW
- a CDS encoding LysE family transporter yields the protein MAGFISLSGIVCGFLFHIIMVSFGLTAVLFAVPLAYTILKTTGVVYLLYLAYQSVKPGK
- a CDS encoding helix-turn-helix transcriptional regulator, which gives rise to MFQQFYEPHPALKGFVNNIMIHQVTFDVAAGQPQFPVPPLPEHCLFFYVRDASESEDTAANNKETLSSALIVGPHVNRHIIIPGRDHLMIKVGFQPGGLYRFLGIPMTELLCQDSFDAVDLLGKEMNEVTDQLREASSFSSMKLIVERFLLRHVNRLKPVLPIDQVLSLLIKERGLLKIDQVASHACLSVRQFERVFGQRIGLPPKQYSRLVRFAQAWILKEQQPDNSWLKITYECGYFDQMHLIRDFQEFAGVSPSVIESALMTSEVKFFNRLFN
- a CDS encoding ThuA domain-containing protein — translated: MAIKNLFCILFLLLTTLSLSFAQAQQDLKTGKGRKKIVFIAGPDSHGKGEHEYNGGVTFLAQKIKEGMPETDTVVFHNGWPKERDALKNASTIVLFCDGSDGHIVTPHLQELDSLMHGGTGLVMLHFTLEMPKGNLTYQFRDLIGGYFETDWSVNPFWTPEITKLPKHPITNGVKPFAIRDEWYYHLRFVDNMKNITPILKALPPDSTLTRPDGTHTNNPHVREAILKNKEPQTIAWAYERPGGGRGFGFTGGHVHANWKNDSFRMLVLNAIVWTARIDVPKNGVVTNTPDENELNKLTKRN
- a CDS encoding outer membrane beta-barrel protein translates to MKTFFTCLFVICPLIIIAQNSYPDSLSVPEKKPSVNYFGIRFGGLASSFSHNPDLLVPAPGKNSLPAWHAGLAMDLFTKKYYNARIELSYLSKGARETFTNDRIAIQSTNRLQYIEISALPLIIKPGFKKINPYLALGGYYARRVGIKSRSKTGAGSWEKDQVTADNLNVTNDYGYSVSAGIYVWKRPVFELRYEAGLRSVSSTSNIKNRSVILSISI
- a CDS encoding M43 family zinc metalloprotease — its product is MKFHARFSAQLLSILLSVCFLSGCKSELVLETDDFYRFDKVNKLSIKKPVQIDYFLGIDKGEIPLNTTVYDKKGTVIAAPQEAISYYANDIKLPGETFLPDTEGTFMIVGKLAGQVSDSIMVRVWDTASLTLSLSITNLSNAFYATGRDTLKFKVDVQKAGRIIDIDFPYHVYLSNKEQTIETFSTTIPGVYRFQAKGLGLVSNELTVTALSTANYPVIRLPVIFHEVNMTFLTADKIRKLTDDMTRAFRNQLNTNRAQKDVNASDLFVEFYPAETGLDGNRLSSAGLDRIVNQKNTFTVDDTYSDAFNSFWDPANYLNVWVYPNITGDYASSSWAFFPSVTVPMEGFGVVPAGTTPFFPYGIFLNGNHVDLNFDGGRTEEILAHEAGHLLGLDHVFDGSNSEFNVCPSFDPDYCSDTPYYNRYAYNHNDFNYDQRYNRTSCDGIGYVSTNFMDYYYSHNNSFTADQMKRVRHTINYGLWLPTPYNGTRAGRKNAKLSIVERPANLKFIKPVICSIR